One stretch of Bradyrhizobium canariense DNA includes these proteins:
- a CDS encoding SDR family oxidoreductase — protein sequence MPDLFDVSQETILVTGASQGLGRQFARVLSAHGAAVALAARQTAKLKSLEDEIRGRGGRAVAVQMDVTDTASIGKALDSAEAALGPVSVLINNAGIAVEKLAVDQTEADWDAVINANLKGAYFTATEMARRMIARKQEGNIVNIASVLGFGVMKFLSPYTISKAGIVQATKVMALELAGNRIRVNALAPGYIDTEMNHEFWSTPAGEKLAKRIPQRRVGAESDLDGAILLLASNASRYMTGSVVTVDGGFLLT from the coding sequence ATGCCTGACCTGTTCGACGTCAGTCAAGAAACCATTCTTGTCACCGGCGCCTCGCAGGGGCTAGGACGGCAATTCGCGCGCGTGCTTTCCGCGCATGGCGCGGCCGTCGCGCTGGCGGCGCGCCAGACCGCCAAATTAAAAAGCCTCGAAGACGAGATTCGCGGCCGGGGTGGCCGCGCCGTCGCGGTGCAGATGGACGTAACTGACACCGCATCGATTGGAAAGGCGCTCGACAGCGCGGAAGCCGCGCTCGGTCCGGTCAGCGTGCTCATCAACAATGCCGGCATCGCGGTGGAAAAGCTTGCGGTGGACCAGACCGAGGCCGATTGGGATGCCGTGATCAATGCCAACCTCAAGGGCGCCTATTTCACGGCGACCGAAATGGCGCGGCGGATGATCGCGCGCAAACAGGAAGGCAATATCGTCAATATCGCTTCCGTGCTCGGCTTCGGCGTGATGAAGTTTCTCTCGCCCTACACGATCTCCAAGGCCGGCATCGTGCAGGCGACCAAGGTGATGGCGCTGGAACTGGCCGGCAACCGCATCCGCGTCAATGCGCTGGCGCCCGGCTACATCGATACCGAGATGAACCATGAGTTCTGGTCGACGCCCGCGGGCGAGAAACTGGCAAAGCGGATTCCGCAACGCCGCGTCGGCGCCGAATCCGATCTCGACGGCGCGATCCTGCTGCTGGCGTCGAACGCCTCGCGCTACATGACCGGCAGCGTGGTGACGGTCGATGGTGGATTCTTGCTGACGTAA
- a CDS encoding SDR family oxidoreductase has translation MDLGIKGRRAIVCASSKGLGRACAIALAAEGVHVTLTARGAETLTKTAAEIRKAYPGVTVTEVAGDITTPAGREAALKACPDPDILINNAGGPPPGDFRNWTRDDWIKAIDANMLTPIELIKATVDGMMARKFGRIVNITSAAVKAPIDILGLSNGARAGLTGFVAGLSRKTVINNVTINGLLPGPFETDRLLGTAKGEADKRGIPPAQVLAERAKLNPAGRFGDPEEFGLACAFLCGAKAGFITGQNILLDGGAYPGTL, from the coding sequence GTGGATCTTGGAATCAAAGGCCGCCGCGCCATCGTATGCGCATCCAGCAAGGGTTTGGGACGCGCCTGCGCGATCGCGCTCGCCGCCGAGGGCGTGCATGTCACATTGACGGCGCGGGGCGCGGAAACGCTGACGAAAACCGCTGCGGAAATACGCAAAGCCTATCCCGGCGTCACGGTGACGGAAGTCGCAGGCGACATCACCACGCCGGCTGGCCGCGAAGCTGCGCTGAAAGCCTGTCCCGATCCGGATATCCTGATCAACAATGCCGGCGGCCCGCCTCCTGGCGATTTCCGCAACTGGACCCGCGACGACTGGATCAAGGCAATCGACGCCAACATGCTGACGCCGATCGAACTGATCAAGGCAACGGTCGACGGCATGATGGCGCGCAAATTCGGCCGTATCGTCAACATCACTTCCGCCGCCGTGAAGGCGCCGATCGATATCCTCGGCCTCTCCAACGGTGCTCGCGCCGGACTGACCGGCTTTGTCGCTGGCCTCTCCCGCAAGACGGTCATCAACAACGTCACTATCAATGGCCTGTTGCCGGGACCGTTCGAAACCGATCGCCTGCTTGGCACGGCCAAGGGCGAAGCCGACAAACGCGGCATTCCGCCGGCCCAGGTGCTCGCTGAACGCGCCAAGCTCAATCCCGCGGGCCGCTTCGGCGATCCCGAGGAATTTGGCTTGGCCTGCGCCTTCCTGTGTGGCGCCAAAGCCGGCTTCATCACCGGCCAGAACATCCTGCTCGATGGCGGTGCCTACCCGGGCACGCTCTGA